A region of the Flintibacter sp. KGMB00164 genome:
TGGAGGAGCTGCTGGGCGAACACGAATAAGCCAAGCTTCCCGGCGCATACCCTGCCCTGAGGGGGTGTTGGGATGCGCCGGGAAATTCGCCGCTGTATGGTGCGCTGCCGATTGCGGCATAATAGACGACAAGGAAAACAGCTTGCCCCCTGGATGATCACCTTGGGAGTCGCCGCGGTTGTGGTATTGGTATGTACCGCCGTCCTGGAGGCCCGTCTGCGCCCTATGGTTGTACTGGCCGCCCAGGCTCAGGCCCAGAATGCCATCACCGCCGTGGCCGAAGAGACGGTGGTGGAGGACCTGGCCCAGCGCGGGGTGAGCTATGACGATTTTGTCACCATCCAGCGGGACAGCAGCGGCGCCATCACCGCCCTGACCACCGACATGGCCGCCCTGAATCTCCTGCGGGCTCAGCTGGTGGCCGACGTGCTGGAGGCCCTGGAGGGGGTGGACGTGTCCCAGATCCAAGTGCCCCTAGGCAGTCTGGTGGATCTGGATATTCTTTGGGGCTTAGGCCCCACCTTGAAGGTCCACGCCATGACGGTGGGCACGGTGGACGGGGAGTTTTTCAGTGAGTTCACCTCCGCTGGGGTCAACCAGACCCTCCACCGCATCTGCCTGAAGCTGACCGTACCTCTGACCCTGATGCTGCCCGGCGGGGCGGTGGAGACGGTGAGCGAGACCGAGCTGTGCGTGGCCGAGACGGTGATCGTAGGCCAGGTGCCCCAGGCCTATCTGGAAGCCGGGCAATGAAGAAAGGGAGGAACCCATGTCAGACGCACAAGAGATCCTGGAACTGCGCAAAGAGCTGAACCAGGCAAACTTTGAATACTACGTCAAGGACGACCCCACCATGTCCGACTACGACTACGACCATAAGCTGCGCCGTCTGGAGGAGCTGGAGGGGGCTCACCCCGAGCTCATCACCCCCGACTCGCCCACCCAGCGGGTGGGCGGCAAGGCCCTGGAGTCCTTCCAGCAAGTCACCCACCGGGTACCTCTGGAGTCCCTTCAGGACGTGTTCGACTTTGACGAGCTGCGCGCCTTTGACCAGCGGGTGCGGGGAGTGGAGCCCAAGGTAAGCTACTCCGTGGAGCCCAAGGTGGACGGCCTGTCTGTGGCGCTGGAGTACCAGGACGGCCAGTTTGTCCGAGGAGCCACCCGGGGCGACGGCCTTGTAGGCGAGGACGTGACGGAGAATTTAAAGACCGTAAAGTCTATTCCCTTGTCTATCCCTGATGTGCCTGGAACTCTCATTGTCCGGGGCGAGGTCTATATGCCCAAGAAGGTGTTCCACGCCCTCAATGAGGAACGGGAGAAGCGGGGAGAGGCCCTGTTTGCCAACCCCCGTAACGCCGCCGCCGGATCCCTGCGGCAGCTGGACCCGAAAATCGCCGCCCAGCGTCGGCTGGACATTGCTGTATTCAACATCCAGTGGGCGGAAAACGAGGACTTCCACAGCCACACTGAAGGAATCAACTACCTGGCGGACAAGGGCTTTAAGGTGATTCCCCATGTCATCTGTTCCACCATTGAGGAGGCGGTAGAGCAGGTGAAGGCCATCGGAGAGGGCCGGGAGAACTACCCCTTCGACATCGACGGGGCGGTCATTAAGGTGGATGATCTGGCACAGCGCCAGACCTTGGGCTCCACAGCGAAATTCCCCCGGTGGGCCGCCGCCTATAAATATCCTCCGGAAGTAAAGCCTTCCCGCCTTACTGATATTGTAATTCAAGTAGGCCGTACCGGCGTGCTCACCCCCAAGGCGGTGCTGGAGCCGGTGCGCCTGGCCGGCACCACGGTGACCAATGCCACCCTCCACAACCAGGATTTTATCACCGAGAAGGACATCCGCATCGGCGATACCGTGCTGGTGCGCAAGGCGGGGGAGATCATCCCGGAGGTACTGTCCGTGGTGATGGAAAAGCGGCCGGTTGACGCCGTGCCCTACCGCTTCCCGGATGTGTGCCCCGAATGCGGCGCGCCGGTGGCCCGGGATGAGGACGGCGCCCACATCCGGTGTACCGGGGCCGAGTGTCCGGCCCAGCTGCTGCGCAACCTGGCCCACTTTGCCAGCCGGGACGCCATGGACATCGAGGGCCTTGGCATCGCGGTGGTAGAGAACCTGGTGAAGGCGGGGCTGGTGAAAACCCCCGGCGACCTGTATTTCCTCCACGAGGAGGACGTGGCCGAGCTGGAACGCATGGGCAAAAAATCCGCCCAGAACCTGCTCTCCGCCATCGAGAAGTCCAAAAGCCAGGACCTGTCCCGGCTGCTCTTCGCCTTCGGCATCCGCCAAGTGGGGCAGAAGGCGGGCAAGATCCTGGCCCAGCGCTTCGGCTCCCTGGACAACCTTCAGGCGGCCACGGTGGAGGAGCTGACCCAGGTGGACGACATCGGCGCCATCACCGCCCAGAGCATTGTGGACTGGTTTGCCAGCCCCCAGAGTCAGCACCTCATCGCCCGCCTCAAGGAGGCCGGGGTGAACATGCAGGCCGAGCAGAAGGGGGAGGACCAGCGCTTCGCCGGCAAGACCTTTGTGCTCACCGGCACGCTGGACCGCTTTACCCGTGCCGAGGCCACCAAGATGATCGAGGACCGGGGCGGCAAGGCCGCGGGTTCCGTGTCCAAAAAGACCACCTACGTGGTGGCGGGGGAGGCCGCCGGGTCCAAGCTGCGCAAGGCCCAGGAGCTGGGCGTGCCCGTTCTGACTCAGGAGGAATTTCTGGCTCTGATGGAGTGACCTTGTTTCTCCTGGTAACATGTGCTATACTGAACCATATAAAAAATAGGAAGAAGGGGCTGCCATGGGGGCAAAAAAGGGTTACTTTTTTATTGTAGTCACCATCATCATGTTCACCTCCTATGAGGTGGTACTGAAATTTATCTCTGGGCAGCTCAACTCTATGCAGCTGACTCTGTGCCGGTTTTCGGTGGGTTTCCTCATTCTGCTGCCCCTGGCCCTTCACACCCTGAAAAAGAGGGGAGAGCGGCTGGATGGCAAGAGTGTGGCCTACTTCGCCCTGCTGGGTCTCCTGGGCATCGCCCTGAGTATGCCCATCCTCCACGTGTCGGTGAACTACGCCGGGTCCTCAGTGGCGGCGGTGCTCTTTAGCTGCAACCCGGTATTTGTCACCTTTTTGGCCTTCTTTTTGCTGAAGGAGCCCATTTTGCCCCGGCATATTGCCGCCCTGGTGCTGGAGGTGGCGGGCACTATCGCCATTATCAACCCCTTCCAGACCTCGGTAAATTTGTTGGGAACTGGGCTGGCTCTGCTGTCCACCATTCTGTTCTCCTTCTACGGAGTCATGGGCAAGCGCAAGTGCGCCCAGTACGGCGGGGCAGTGGTCACCTGTTTCAGCTTCTTCTTTGGCAGCCTTATTCTGCTGGTGCTCATTCTCCTGTCCCACATTCCCGCCCTGGCTCAGATGCTCACCGGAGCTGGGCTCAGCGAGTTTGCCAACATTCCTATCTTCGCAGGGTATACCCTGCAAAACCTGCCCTACGTGCTGTTTGTGTCGGTCGGTGTGGCGGGCATCGGCTTTTGCTGCTATTTCCTCGCCATGGAGTACCAGCCCGCCAGCGTGGTCTCCCTGGTCTACTTTTTCAAGCCGGCTCTGGCGCCGGTGCTGGCCTGGATGGTTCACGGTGAGATCATCGCGCCCAACATGCTGCTTGGCATCGTGCTTATCGTGGCCGGTTCCCTGTGCGCCATCATCCCGGGTATTCTGGAAGCAAAACGGGTCTCTGTGCCCAAATAAATCGGTTATTACATAAGAGTGAGGGGAAACATCATGTCCGTATCCAAAGTTTATTTTACTGATTTTCACACGGAAGCCTTCGGCGACGGCCTGCCCACCAAGCTGAAAAAGCTGATCAAGCGGGCCGGCATTGCCGACCTGGACCTGGAGGGTAAGTTTGTCGCCATCAAGATGCACTTCGGCGAGCTGGGCAACATCAGCTATCTGCGCCCCAACTACGCCCGTGCGGTGGTGGACGTGGTAAAGGAGCTGGGCGGCAAGCCCTTCCTCACCGACTGCAACACCATGTATCCCGGCAGCCGGAAGAATGCCCTGGAGCACCTGGAGTGCGCCTGGCAGAACGGCTTCACGCCCTTGACTGTGGGCTGCCCCATCCTCATCGGTGACGGTCTGAAGGGCACCGACGACGTGGAGGTGCCCGTGGTGGGCGGCGAGTACGTGGAGAAGGCCAAGATCGGCCGGGCGGTGATGGACGCCGATGTGTTTATCTCCCTGACCCACTTCAAGGGCCACGAGATGACCGGCTTTGGCGGCACCATCAAGAACATCGGCATGGGCTGTGGCTCCCGGGCCGGTAAGACCGAGCAGCACGCCAGCGGCAAGCCCCAGATCAACCCCGAGCTGTGCCGGGGCTGCACCCGCTGCCAGAAGGAGTGCGCCAACGGCGGTCTGGTCTTTGACAAGGAAGCCCGGAAGATGACCGTGGATCAGAACAACTGCGTGGGCTGCGGCCGCTGCCTGGGCGCCTGCAACTTTGACGCCATCTACTTTGTCAACAACAACGCCAACTCCACCCTGAACCGCCGCATGGCTGAGTACACCAAGGCAGTGCTGGACGGCCGTCCCAACTTCCATGTCTCCCTGGTGGTGGACGTGTCTCCCAACTGCGACTGCCACGGGGAGAACGACATCCCCATCCTGCCCAATATCGGCATGTTCGCCTCCTTTGACCCCCTGGCCCTGGATCAGGCCTGCGTGGACGCCTGCCTGGCCGCTCAGCCCATGCCGGGCAGCCAGCTGGCCAAG
Encoded here:
- a CDS encoding DMT family transporter; translated protein: MGAKKGYFFIVVTIIMFTSYEVVLKFISGQLNSMQLTLCRFSVGFLILLPLALHTLKKRGERLDGKSVAYFALLGLLGIALSMPILHVSVNYAGSSVAAVLFSCNPVFVTFLAFFLLKEPILPRHIAALVLEVAGTIAIINPFQTSVNLLGTGLALLSTILFSFYGVMGKRKCAQYGGAVVTCFSFFFGSLILLVLILLSHIPALAQMLTGAGLSEFANIPIFAGYTLQNLPYVLFVSVGVAGIGFCCYFLAMEYQPASVVSLVYFFKPALAPVLAWMVHGEIIAPNMLLGIVLIVAGSLCAIIPGILEAKRVSVPK
- the ligA gene encoding NAD-dependent DNA ligase LigA, producing the protein MSDAQEILELRKELNQANFEYYVKDDPTMSDYDYDHKLRRLEELEGAHPELITPDSPTQRVGGKALESFQQVTHRVPLESLQDVFDFDELRAFDQRVRGVEPKVSYSVEPKVDGLSVALEYQDGQFVRGATRGDGLVGEDVTENLKTVKSIPLSIPDVPGTLIVRGEVYMPKKVFHALNEEREKRGEALFANPRNAAAGSLRQLDPKIAAQRRLDIAVFNIQWAENEDFHSHTEGINYLADKGFKVIPHVICSTIEEAVEQVKAIGEGRENYPFDIDGAVIKVDDLAQRQTLGSTAKFPRWAAAYKYPPEVKPSRLTDIVIQVGRTGVLTPKAVLEPVRLAGTTVTNATLHNQDFITEKDIRIGDTVLVRKAGEIIPEVLSVVMEKRPVDAVPYRFPDVCPECGAPVARDEDGAHIRCTGAECPAQLLRNLAHFASRDAMDIEGLGIAVVENLVKAGLVKTPGDLYFLHEEDVAELERMGKKSAQNLLSAIEKSKSQDLSRLLFAFGIRQVGQKAGKILAQRFGSLDNLQAATVEELTQVDDIGAITAQSIVDWFASPQSQHLIARLKEAGVNMQAEQKGEDQRFAGKTFVLTGTLDRFTRAEATKMIEDRGGKAAGSVSKKTTYVVAGEAAGSKLRKAQELGVPVLTQEEFLALME
- a CDS encoding DUF362 domain-containing protein encodes the protein MSVSKVYFTDFHTEAFGDGLPTKLKKLIKRAGIADLDLEGKFVAIKMHFGELGNISYLRPNYARAVVDVVKELGGKPFLTDCNTMYPGSRKNALEHLECAWQNGFTPLTVGCPILIGDGLKGTDDVEVPVVGGEYVEKAKIGRAVMDADVFISLTHFKGHEMTGFGGTIKNIGMGCGSRAGKTEQHASGKPQINPELCRGCTRCQKECANGGLVFDKEARKMTVDQNNCVGCGRCLGACNFDAIYFVNNNANSTLNRRMAEYTKAVLDGRPNFHVSLVVDVSPNCDCHGENDIPILPNIGMFASFDPLALDQACVDACLAAQPMPGSQLAKHLADPNFHDHHDHFTNSTPESEWKSCLEHAAKIGLGSREYELIEM
- the yunB gene encoding sporulation protein YunB — encoded protein: MRREIRRCMVRCRLRHNRRQGKQLAPWMITLGVAAVVVLVCTAVLEARLRPMVVLAAQAQAQNAITAVAEETVVEDLAQRGVSYDDFVTIQRDSSGAITALTTDMAALNLLRAQLVADVLEALEGVDVSQIQVPLGSLVDLDILWGLGPTLKVHAMTVGTVDGEFFSEFTSAGVNQTLHRICLKLTVPLTLMLPGGAVETVSETELCVAETVIVGQVPQAYLEAGQ